The proteins below are encoded in one region of Thioalkalivibrio sp. K90mix:
- a CDS encoding L-lactate permease: MTLFWVALVPFVVLFVWLVPLRRPAYEAAPLAYLATLIIALWVWQMPGAVLGASLLDAGVVFVEVMLIVAVALLVLNVMIATGHMDAIQSVIASVSRDPRVLAMLLGWGLVGFVEGIAGFGTPAVLAAPLLVYFGMKPLKAVAIALIGNSTAVPFGAAGTPVVIGFAGLGLDDAVVQEAVVRTAFILALLAVFITTFMIWVTTLGEEKGRFREFVPFAVLSALAFGIPYALVAWLIGPELPSIVGGIVAMGVIALAAHKGFLLPAGQRSAEADPAPIGRVLLAFVPFAVMSVSLIASRTVMPLREALQSVRWSLGEFQGVELGQSLAPLYTPYFYFALALVTALILFRVGRAALGEAVVATGRKLRVAAIVLIFIIALTQVLLMSELNAAGLPSMPQVLGQGLAEWLGGTFVLFSGFLGALGSFMTGSATVSNLLFARLQADTAEALALSLPSILALQLIGSGVGNMISLHNIAMAAAACGLQAREGQVVRETIVPVVVVCLGAGLLAFVW; the protein is encoded by the coding sequence ATGACGCTTTTCTGGGTGGCCCTGGTGCCGTTCGTGGTGCTGTTTGTCTGGCTGGTGCCGCTGCGTCGGCCGGCCTACGAGGCCGCGCCACTGGCGTATCTGGCGACACTGATCATTGCCCTGTGGGTCTGGCAGATGCCGGGGGCCGTGCTGGGTGCCAGCCTGCTGGATGCGGGGGTGGTGTTTGTCGAGGTCATGCTGATCGTGGCCGTCGCGCTGTTGGTGCTGAACGTGATGATCGCGACGGGCCACATGGATGCGATCCAGTCGGTGATCGCCAGTGTGTCGCGCGACCCGCGCGTGCTGGCGATGTTGCTGGGGTGGGGCCTGGTCGGATTCGTGGAGGGTATCGCCGGGTTCGGGACCCCGGCCGTGCTGGCCGCACCGCTGCTCGTCTATTTCGGGATGAAGCCACTGAAGGCCGTGGCGATCGCGCTGATCGGCAACAGCACGGCCGTGCCGTTTGGCGCGGCGGGCACTCCCGTGGTGATCGGCTTCGCGGGGCTGGGGCTGGACGATGCGGTGGTGCAGGAGGCGGTGGTTCGCACGGCATTCATTCTGGCGCTGCTGGCCGTTTTTATCACCACCTTCATGATCTGGGTCACCACGCTGGGCGAAGAGAAGGGGCGTTTTCGCGAGTTTGTGCCGTTCGCGGTGCTCTCCGCACTCGCGTTCGGTATTCCGTATGCCCTGGTGGCGTGGCTGATTGGCCCGGAACTGCCCTCGATCGTGGGGGGCATCGTCGCGATGGGGGTCATCGCGCTGGCAGCGCACAAGGGCTTTCTGCTTCCCGCTGGGCAGCGCAGCGCCGAGGCCGATCCTGCCCCGATCGGGCGCGTGCTGCTCGCCTTCGTGCCGTTTGCCGTGATGTCGGTGTCACTGATCGCTTCGCGCACGGTGATGCCGCTGCGCGAGGCCCTGCAATCGGTGCGCTGGTCGCTGGGCGAGTTTCAGGGGGTGGAGCTGGGGCAGAGCCTGGCCCCGCTGTACACGCCTTATTTCTACTTTGCCCTGGCGCTGGTCACCGCGCTGATCTTGTTTCGCGTGGGGCGCGCCGCGCTGGGCGAGGCCGTGGTGGCCACCGGGCGCAAGCTGCGGGTGGCCGCGATTGTGCTGATCTTCATCATCGCGCTCACCCAGGTCCTGCTGATGTCCGAGCTTAACGCGGCGGGGCTGCCCTCGATGCCTCAGGTACTGGGGCAGGGCCTGGCGGAGTGGCTGGGGGGTACGTTCGTGCTGTTCAGCGGATTCCTGGGGGCGCTGGGGTCGTTCATGACCGGAAGCGCGACGGTCTCCAATCTGCTCTTTGCTCGTCTGCAGGCGGATACCGCGGAGGCGTTGGCGTTGTCGTTACCGTCGATTCTCGCCCTGCAGTTGATCGGCTCAGGTGTGGGCAACATGATCTCTTTGCACAACATCGCGATGGCGGCCGCCGCCTGCGGCCTCCAGGCGCGCGAAGGGCAGGTGGTGCGGGAGACGATTGTGCCCGTGGTCGTGGTCTGTCTCGGGGCCGGGTTGCTGGCTTTTGTCTGGTAA
- a CDS encoding MliC family protein, whose amino-acid sequence MRTWIVISATLALAACGTLPPTAEQARDVPYSCDRGPNLMASFSGNEAELRFGRSRAVLQATEVASGARYANPGEQIVFWTKGEAAMLEFHGIYWTCRVRQPNADAATPAPPAPRHWSAAADVPE is encoded by the coding sequence GTGAGAACCTGGATTGTCATCAGCGCCACGCTGGCACTGGCGGCCTGCGGCACCCTGCCCCCGACCGCTGAACAGGCACGCGATGTGCCCTACAGCTGTGACCGTGGCCCGAACCTGATGGCGAGCTTCAGTGGCAACGAGGCCGAGTTGCGTTTTGGCCGCTCCAGGGCCGTATTACAGGCGACCGAGGTGGCCTCCGGGGCGCGCTACGCCAACCCCGGCGAGCAGATCGTGTTCTGGACCAAGGGCGAAGCCGCCATGCTCGAATTCCACGGTATCTACTGGACTTGCCGCGTTCGCCAGCCCAATGCCGATGCAGCTACTCCGGCTCCACCGGCGCCACGGCACTGGAGTGCCGCGGCAGATGTTCCTGAATAA